A single Candidatus Neomarinimicrobiota bacterium DNA region contains:
- a CDS encoding Gfo/Idh/MocA family oxidoreductase → MDSVTIGIIGTGAIARTHAGILQQNDAVKLGSVYDVQNDSGERFAADFGMQALSSAEDVITDSDAVYVTVPNKFHADLTLKVLNQGKGVFCEKPFALNLSDAQKIVDAAEKEGGVYQLGFSRRLAPVYKKMKELIKNGELTPKSFNIKMNRGELKVPPWTSDSKITGGFLFESTLHLIDMVRYLFGEVKEVTAVGSKSVYPCVDDFSMIFEMENGIHGVFSSSAHTTWIFPFERVEIYGVHASIVSDEMETVTFCMDLNVPVEKLNFSTLPVDERWGFIQEDEIFVDRLLGRDSGENALVATYLDGYKNVELMENIYEKVGLGL, encoded by the coding sequence ATGGACAGCGTAACAATCGGCATCATCGGAACAGGAGCGATAGCGAGAACCCATGCCGGAATATTGCAGCAAAATGACGCCGTGAAATTGGGTTCAGTTTACGATGTTCAGAATGACAGCGGGGAAAGATTTGCTGCCGATTTCGGGATGCAGGCGCTCTCCAGCGCTGAGGATGTCATTACTGATTCTGATGCCGTTTATGTTACAGTTCCCAATAAGTTCCATGCAGATTTAACGCTAAAGGTATTGAATCAGGGTAAGGGCGTCTTTTGTGAAAAACCTTTTGCATTAAATCTCTCAGACGCTCAGAAGATAGTGGATGCTGCTGAAAAAGAAGGGGGCGTTTACCAGCTTGGATTCAGCAGGAGGCTTGCCCCTGTTTACAAAAAAATGAAAGAACTGATAAAGAACGGGGAGCTCACGCCGAAATCCTTTAACATAAAAATGAACCGCGGTGAGCTCAAAGTTCCGCCATGGACCAGCGATTCTAAAATCACAGGCGGATTCCTATTTGAATCTACGCTTCATCTTATTGATATGGTGCGTTATCTGTTTGGTGAGGTGAAGGAGGTCACGGCTGTTGGGTCAAAATCGGTTTACCCGTGCGTGGATGATTTTTCCATGATATTCGAAATGGAAAATGGGATTCACGGCGTTTTTTCATCCAGCGCTCACACAACATGGATATTCCCATTTGAACGGGTGGAAATTTATGGAGTTCACGCTTCTATCGTTAGTGATGAGATGGAAACTGTTACTTTTTGTATGGACTTAAATGTGCCGGTTGAAAAACTAAATTTTTCGACGCTTCCTGTTGACGAGCGATGGGGTTTCATACAGGAAGACGAGATATTTGTGGATAGGCTTTTAGGTCGGGATTCCGGGGAAAATGCCCTGGTCGCCACATATCTTGACGGATATAAGAATGTTGAGCTCATGGAAAATATATATGAAAAAGTGGGATTAGGTCTATAA
- a CDS encoding MBL fold metallo-hydrolase, which produces MKIKFTGTGDGRGIPAIGCKCDRCKIARDAKGKNRRRRVCVIIKNESGAIILDTPIDIGRIVNEEKIFKIDAIFLSHKHWDHVGGITEFEWWNAEKIPVYGNMSALANFETTERLYDRCKFHIMHDRETVKIGHIKFKAFAVNHKVPTHGLIIINGDKRIVHFNDSVSLTLSDYEKKQVKKASLVIFHTPGYDGGTDHIDVISVIKIAKKYPKISFIISHIGHNNLSHEELVEKLAPYNNLRVAYDGLEIKI; this is translated from the coding sequence ATGAAAATAAAATTTACCGGAACAGGTGACGGGAGGGGTATCCCTGCAATCGGTTGTAAGTGCGACCGGTGTAAGATTGCAAGAGATGCTAAAGGAAAAAACCGCCGTCGCCGGGTATGTGTAATAATAAAAAACGAATCGGGAGCAATTATACTCGATACGCCCATCGACATCGGACGGATAGTGAATGAAGAAAAAATATTTAAAATAGATGCGATATTTCTTTCTCACAAACATTGGGATCACGTCGGAGGAATAACCGAATTTGAGTGGTGGAATGCAGAAAAAATTCCAGTATATGGTAATATGTCTGCGCTTGCAAATTTCGAAACGACTGAACGGCTGTATGATAGGTGTAAATTTCATATAATGCATGACCGGGAAACGGTTAAAATAGGGCACATAAAATTCAAAGCATTCGCGGTAAATCATAAGGTACCAACCCACGGTTTGATCATCATAAATGGTGATAAACGCATAGTTCATTTTAACGACAGCGTAAGTTTAACGTTAAGCGATTATGAGAAAAAACAGGTCAAAAAGGCGAGCCTCGTCATATTCCATACACCGGGTTATGACGGCGGTACTGACCACATTGACGTTATCAGCGTTATTAAAATTGCGAAAAAATATCCGAAAATATCTTTCATTATCTCTCATATCGGGCATAATAACCTGTCTCATGAAGAATTAGTTGAAAAATTAGCTCCTTATAATAATTTACGCGTTGCATATGATGGGCTTGAGATTAAAATCTAA
- a CDS encoding sodium/solute symporter (Members of the Solute:Sodium Symporter (SSS), TC 2.A.21 as described in tcdb.org, catalyze solute:Na+ symport. Known solutes for members of the family include sugars, amino acids, nucleosides, inositols, vitamins, urea or anions, depending on the system.), with protein sequence MNIDLIMVLVYFVVIFLIGMYKSGQQKKDSATYFLSGRSLRWPAIAMSTIATNIQAGHFIGMGGAAYVYGLAWANFEIDAVFGILLAAFFFVPLYLRMKVFTITQFFEAKFGSFVALSYAIFSLILFGIVYMGGALYWGSIAINGIFADQLQFLHSDPVVRLYIIVVLMGVFSSVYVYFGGLAAVVRTDMIQLVTLLGGAFIVLVLAVKAVGGFSELYNPDNYANITTGRDHLMHLFLPSDHPKVPWPAVFFGMLLLHIQYWGANQVILQRSLAARSLKDAQIGLIVGGFLKYIFAALIIIPPIALVGFHKPLADPDQAYIVLINTLLSPGVRGFVLMGLFASLMSTVDSIVNSVSTLFTFDIYKRYVNKDASDEKLINIGRNSIGFIALSGIMFAFSLIYIKYHGFNFPLSLLTNEISYHIKASFTILLLAAVFCSNAPRKLVTYIFVGSAVVSLLFRYFIFPDMNWLNRTGWVIVLGYAILAIASYLSPGQRIKWKELFIMDSKKVGYFGIVLAISLVVLNVVFR encoded by the coding sequence ATGAATATAGATCTGATAATGGTACTCGTTTATTTCGTAGTCATTTTCCTGATTGGAATGTATAAAAGCGGTCAGCAGAAAAAAGATTCCGCTACTTATTTTCTGAGTGGAAGGAGTCTTCGCTGGCCTGCTATAGCGATGTCCACAATCGCTACCAACATTCAAGCAGGTCATTTTATCGGCATGGGCGGCGCTGCATACGTTTACGGTCTTGCGTGGGCAAATTTTGAGATAGATGCAGTCTTTGGTATTCTTCTCGCTGCTTTCTTTTTTGTTCCACTCTATCTGCGTATGAAAGTATTTACCATTACACAGTTCTTCGAGGCAAAATTTGGAAGTTTCGTAGCTCTGAGTTATGCTATCTTTTCCCTGATTCTGTTCGGAATTGTTTACATGGGAGGAGCGCTTTACTGGGGAAGCATCGCAATAAACGGTATTTTTGCAGATCAATTGCAGTTTCTTCATTCAGACCCTGTAGTCAGGCTTTACATCATTGTGGTTCTAATGGGCGTGTTTTCTTCTGTATATGTCTATTTCGGTGGCCTTGCCGCGGTGGTTCGTACGGACATGATTCAGTTGGTTACCTTGTTAGGCGGCGCATTTATAGTATTGGTATTAGCGGTAAAAGCAGTGGGCGGTTTCTCGGAATTGTATAATCCTGACAATTATGCAAATATCACGACCGGAAGAGATCATTTGATGCATCTTTTCTTACCATCCGATCACCCGAAAGTACCTTGGCCTGCCGTGTTCTTCGGTATGCTCCTGTTGCATATCCAATACTGGGGCGCAAACCAGGTAATTCTGCAAAGGTCTCTTGCTGCACGATCTCTAAAGGATGCTCAGATCGGATTGATAGTCGGCGGGTTTTTAAAATATATTTTTGCAGCTTTGATAATAATACCGCCAATTGCGCTGGTAGGTTTTCATAAACCCCTGGCTGATCCTGACCAGGCATACATAGTGTTGATAAACACCTTGCTGTCTCCGGGGGTCCGCGGATTCGTATTGATGGGGCTATTTGCTTCTCTGATGAGTACGGTGGATTCCATAGTGAACTCCGTGAGCACACTATTTACTTTTGATATTTATAAAAGATACGTTAATAAAGATGCTTCGGATGAAAAGTTGATTAATATTGGAAGGAATTCAATCGGATTCATAGCGCTTTCCGGGATTATGTTCGCATTTTCACTTATCTATATAAAATATCATGGATTTAATTTCCCTCTTTCACTTCTGACTAACGAGATATCTTATCATATAAAGGCATCTTTTACGATACTACTTCTGGCAGCGGTGTTCTGCTCCAATGCTCCGAGGAAACTTGTTACATATATTTTTGTCGGCAGTGCAGTGGTATCGCTCTTATTCAGATATTTCATATTCCCTGATATGAATTGGTTAAACCGGACAGGATGGGTCATCGTATTGGGTTATGCGATATTAGCAATCGCATCATATCTATCACCAGGACAAAGGATCAAATGGAAAGAACTTTTTATTATGGATTCGAAAAAAGTCGGGTATTTCGGCATAGTCCTCGCCATATCATTAGTCGTATTGAACGTGGTCTTCAGGTAA